One Papaver somniferum cultivar HN1 chromosome 10, ASM357369v1, whole genome shotgun sequence genomic window carries:
- the LOC113319543 gene encoding two-component response regulator-like PRR73: protein MYDDYSNDDLFSALSYSSSTTTTTTTTDFLPYSSIEEDVVANYVPTYQVSPPPPILIPTSNDVSAAIDTLGALKSEVGYSSSSSYGSPSSLPSYSNNYLHNHHYQPSLFQRSMSSHSLLNHQKEDGFFHPIFSSHLEEELSPSCHGHEQVFNLDSDESPMRKVYSTGDLQTINVARSTGRSDSPLSNENCIEGLNKVGRYTAEERKERIERYRSKRNQRNFTKKIKYACRKTLADSRPRIRGRFARNDETGEDTSYNSCLNHHHQWNLQMGTEANYNEEVDDVWINFYEASLLC from the exons ATGTACGACGATTACAGCAACGACGACTTATTCTCAGCTCTTAGCTactcctcctccaccaccaccaccaccaccaccacagatTTCCTTCCTTACTCTAGCATCGAAGAAGATGTAGTGGCAAATTATGTGCCTACTTACCAAGTATCCCCTCCTCCACCAATTCTAATTCCAACTAGCAACGATGTCTCGGCAGCTATTGATACTTTGGGAGCTTTGAAATCGGAAGTTGGTTATAGTAGTAGCAGTAGCTATGGATCACCAAGTTCATTACCGAGTTATAGTAATAACTACCTTCATAATCACCATTATCAACCAAGTTTGTTTCAAAGAAGTATGAGTAGTCATTCACTTCTTAATCATCAAAAGGAGGATGGATTTTTCCATCCCATTTTCTCATCTCATCTCGAGGAGGAGTTGTCGCCTTCTTGTCATGGTCATGAACAGGTTTTCAACTTAGATTCTGATGAGAGTCCGATGAGAAAAGTTTACAGCACCGGTGATTTACAG ACCATTAACGTGGCGCGAAGTACTGGACGATCAGACAGCCCATTGTCAAATGAGAACTGCATAGAAGGACTGAACAAAGTGGGGCGATACACCGCAGAAGAACGAAAAGAGAGAATTGAGAGATACAGAAGCAAAAGAAACCAAAGAAATTTCACAAAGAAAATTAAG TACGCATGTAGGAAGACATTAGCTGACAGCCGGCCACGGATTAGAGGACGATTCGCGAGGAATGATGAAACGGGTGAGGATACTAGTTATAATTCATGtcttaatcatcatcatcaatggaACCTACAAATGGGTACTGAAGCAAACTATAACGAAGAAGTTGACGAcgtttggatcaacttctatgaaGCTAGCCTTCTCTGCTAG